The Bombus pascuorum chromosome 13, iyBomPasc1.1, whole genome shotgun sequence nucleotide sequence ATGAGTTACATCGATCTATCTGTACGATTCTGTATGTGCATAAGTAACTAAATTATCCGCGAATAATTATCTGTACGTCAGAACTcgagtattaataaattgaaatttttgctaatataaataatcacATGACGTATAGTTATACGtagaaagtttaatatttcttgtCGTTATCATAATTTAGTGGATAATACGTTTAATTCGATAAATCCAATTAACACTcctttattaattaactaccttttcattttccatcaATGCGAATTATTAACGTTCGTTGTATTCTTTCTGTTCGTTTATGCAATTCAGGGGATCCAATCTTTGAAGTAATAAAAGATGTCCAACCGGATACAGAATTAGTGGCTTGGTTTCTTCCTACGGCAGAACAAGATTTCGTCTTTATATCGCACGACATGTGTTCGAGGTCTGCTCTGTACAGATGCACCATTGACTCCATTTTAGATGGTGAGTCTCTAAAGACTTTTAGCTTCAAATAATACAGAGAATCGTAAACGGGCAGCCTCTCAAATACgtcaatttacattatttatacgtttccCAAACGCATTTCAAATCATCTTCCATCTCTCTATACTCcgatatacgtaatataaCTAAAGCAAAACGAAACCAAGACTATATAATACCTTTGCGAAGGGTCAAAAGCACGCGAAGCTTACGAAACTTAACAAAGTCACTTAACAAAGAAAGTTGTCTAAGAAAGcttataaaaatctacaaaaaaaaaaaaaaaaaaaagatagaaactCTGAAACATTGCCCGAGAACGTTTCATAGACGCTATGGATCATTCTCCTCGTCCCTTTGTAGGATTTATTAGAACGCGATACACGcgaattctttttatacgtAAGTCGATGCGTTCAAGAAGAATCGCTCTGAAAGACCAGTGAGCGAAAGAGGCAGAGCTGTGGGGCTGTGTTTGGCGATCGAAATCTTGAGCGGGTGCAATCGCGTTAATCGGCGCAATCGCGGGTCAATCAAAAAAGAAGGTAAAGAAAGTCGGCTAACAAATCTGAAATGCAAATATGCGCCGGTATTTTTGTCGGCTGGATCACAAGGTGCTCGTTCGTTCGCTCATGATTCAAATGCGCAGACCCCCGCGCTTACCGGGGGATATAAAGGACAGTACAATGCCAGCGAACCTTCAATTCCGAACAGGAGGGCTCGCCGACCGAAGAGGAGAACCGCCGGATAAACGGGTGACCATGAGGGATGGTTGCAGTGGCGGATATTTGCTAGGAGATCCTTGGCCTTGAAAGAATCCGAGAAAatggatattattatatcggaTAAGGTACAATTGCGCCAAGGCCGAAGACAGGGTGAAGTTTCGCGTAAAGAGTAGAAGCACGCTCGATATTGCGCAAGTATCTCCaaagaggagaagaaaacGTTGTATTTCGATGGAATTagaacgttatgaagtatcaTGGTACGCAGACGCGTGCAAAAATTGACGTGGCTTATATGTTATGTTACGTAGGCGAGAAGGAAACGGTATAAATCGACGGAATATTCGCATAATGATTAAAACTTCTAAGTATCAAAACCCAAATATGGGGTATAAATATCttcaaatgtttattttaacgtaaataccactttttaaagatattcgtTCGGGATAGCGATTTTAGCAATTGAAAGAATGGtacacgaaagaaaagaaacgctGTTTTAGTTAGGCTCTTTACAACGTTATTGTTTAAGATGATACATAGTTACACGGATGCACGATGTTTCTTGCAATCAGTAGGAATCTCTTGCTCCTATAAATACACGAGGGACTTGATAGAAAAGTAGCGAATTTACTTGTTTTTCCAAAAGTAACGCGAGTACAGAGAAcgagatataaaatttgtatttatctagcggattttcttataaatttccaAACCTTTGTGATTACGTAGTAGAATGCGCTTGGAAGCGAGAAAGAATGTTGGCAAATGAAAAGTTTAATAACTTTCTCTGTCAGAGTTTAACTTTGCCTGTAATCTTCTCGAATCGAAGATTTTTGTCTAcgtctcttttcttttaagtgCCTCGTTTAATAAGATCTCAAAGATAACGCTTAGTAACCAGATGTTGCGTTTAAGAATCCCCATTAGACTTATCCATGGCGTTGCTTTCTCATCATTCGTCATCGACAATTTCACATCCCTACTACGAGGTAGACGAATACGAATCTACATCTGAGGAATCCTCGTCATCGACGTTATCCTTGACAGGGGATCATTTAGATTGCAGTATTTTAACGACGATTAAGAGAGGAGAAAGGGTTCTGTTGCCGTGCGAAGTCTGCGGGAAATCCTTTGACCGACCTTCCCTTTTAAAACGTCATATGAGAACGCATACAGGTGAGTGAAATATCGATTAGTGCCTTTCAAgcaaataattctaattttactCGAAGTTAACGCTATACGAACGTTGCACGAAAAACAAATAACGCGAAGCAATAAGATTTAAAACGAGGAGAAGAATTTGTTGAATAATTAACCATAACTGTGCAGTAAATTTAAAGACCAGTAGTAGTCGCATAATTTACGATTACAATTTCTAATGACAGtgaggaaatttttatttctatacaagaaagaatattttaacataactCGATGGAAAGGGATGGTGTCTAAAAACGTAAGCCTTTCGACGGTTGAACATCGGCCAAgtaatttgattttgttgTTAAATTGAAGGAGAGAAACCGCATGTTTGTATGGTGTGCAACAAGGGTTTCTCAACGTCGAGCTCGTTGAATACGCACAAGCGAATCCACAGTGGTGAAAAACCTCATCAGTGTCTCGTTTGCGGTAAGAAGTTTACGGCCTCTTCCAACCTCTACTATCATCGTATGACTCACATCAAGGTAAGTTTCCAACAAGCTGCTCTCactgaaaaagataaatattcttatattgcGAGCATATCCTATCGGTACGATACTCTTTCGCTAGTTACTCGTAGTACTCGTCAAAACTTAGCAACGTGTAGCATCGTAGTTCGATATAAAATGTggtctttaatttttatccgTGAACCAGTGATATCacataattatagaaaataccTTGCAAAACAACATTTCAttctttaatgaaattacaacGTCTATTTTACCAATGATATTGTTGCAACAGTTCCTCATCCGGAGTTTCAACGATCATCGGTACAATGCGTAAGAGAACAATAAATCATTAATCTATCCTTTTGACTCGTCAGGATCGATCTTGTTATGTGTTGCATTTATGCGCCAATGTTTCGTCAACGTTATAACTCACTTTTTCAGGACGCAGCTGTAACGTTTACGCAAAAGTGCGTAACACGATCGATGCTGAAGACCCAAAAGCGTGACACCCTCGATCATCGCGGAAGTTAAAATCCAAAATTCATCAATTTGTCACTAGCGCATCGTTACTTAAATCGGCTAGATAATTGGTTACTTAAAGCGTCCAGATATTTATGAGCGATACTATCACAAAGTGACAAatatctaaaaagaaaaaagaaacacacgCATTTGAAAACACGATTAAGTTAAAGTAtatgaaagagaagaagaaaaggtagATGGATCCCTTTGAGAATCGGTGCAGGTCGAGTCCCTTCAGGGAGTTTATCTTCATTTTAGCCGTAGTTATCCCAGTCGGTGTAAAGCTGGTTGTGATCGGGAAAACGCAAGGAAACCGGTACGCGAAGCGGTAACGCGAGGCGCGAGTGGTAAAAGATCGGTCGGAGTTTTTATTTATCAGAGCGGAAACCCCCGTATGAGTTTCTCTAATCCAGCGAAGTAATGATATCTCGGGAGCCATATAGGTTGCTCTTGCCATCAGCTACTGTAATTGGTCCATTACTCGCTACTGCTTGGAATGCAATCCAATTAGGGAGACGGAGAATATACCCGGAGGCAGACTCTTCTGGTTCTCTCTTCGATCTTATGTTAACATCGCTTTCCGCCTCTATCTCTCGTCTACCTTCGCCGGTGTACTATCTCCCCTGCCATCTTTCTCCTTCGTTTCTACTGACTTCCATTCCCTTCCTCTTTCACGTGCTCCGCCGCTCATCCCACTTACCCTTGCCACCTTTTCATCGTGTTTTCGCGAGACCACGCGTTCTTTTATTGTCGTTCGGCAAGTCGATCGAACCGGGATAACAAATACGACGCGTGTCTTTCGACTTTGTCTTTCACACTCGATGGTAGTTTTGCGTACGGGGAAAAATCAGTTTGCTGATTTCCATCTTTTAGAATTCcgtttattacaatatataggATATTCCGCAAAATATAGTTGCTGCTGTCGAGCATGTGATCCCGTAGATGTCTTTCAGCCTCGTTTGTCCCTTATGACGTTGCGATAAACGTAGGAAAAGTATGATCTGCGGATTGCTTTTCTTGTATTTCATCGCTTGGAAATTCTAtcctttttcttatctttaatGGAAGAATTTTTTCGCAAATTCAGCAATCTATCTCTTGGTTGTATTGATTCTTGTATgacagtataaaaatataaaagaatataaaattataatataaaaaataacagtATATGAAAAAGTAACGTGAGCTTGGATGGGAAATAagagattttaaatattagaatacttatttaggaaagaaaatgatagaaGTGTTCGATTAGCGACCACGACAAGTtccattaattcttttaaatatttatcgtgttggtaaaaattaattggatttTTAATCAAATGCAAAGCAGTTCGTGTTGTGAGTTCCTTTATTCGTTCAAAGTTAACAGTTTTAACtccaatttatacaataacgAACAGCATTTATTTCTGTACAAATTTCTTCGCAATCAATGCcgttgttttatatttctttctatctattataatatcatttcatCGTAAATCGGTATAACATTTcatagatttttatatatttttgcgagttggtgaaataaaaataagtttagAATCTTATCTTTATTTAGGTAGTAGTTTGTACTATAGAAGAAATGTTCTATTTTTTGGTGCTAGTAttcaatgaaaagaaaaaaaaaatatgcgggttacaataatatttatcgaactTCCTTTAAGATATTCCTCATCGAAGATTCTCATAATCGAAGTGTACATATTTCACAATATTTTCCTTGAAGAaaacttaaatataaatattaaccaGCAAACGCTTGAAAACGACgagtaatagtacatagcacAAGAAGTAATGTCGTTTTGAATTTACTGTAAAACTTACAATCTTATCTTATGAACGAGAACTAAAAGTTTTACAAGTTGAAATTACATTGTTTCGCAAAACAGTGatttgtttcaatttattcgtAGTATAAATTCGCAGTGAAGGGTGCTCTTAACGTTTATGTTTCAGGAGAAGCCACACAAGTGTTCACAATGCTCCAAGTCGTTCCCAACACCGGGAGATCTTAAGAGTCATATGTACGTGCATAATGGACTATGGCCATTCAGGTGCCATATTTGTAGCCGTGGTTTCAGTAAACCAACTAATCTTAAAAACCACATGCTGCTACATCTTGGCAGGTGTTCGAACAAGAAGATTGTCAAATCCATTTCCGACTACTGACCAACCGATAACACCCCCtcgataatttagaaaatccaTCGAGAAATCTATACGTATTTTGTTATACTATTGTAcgagataaaaatgaaaattactcgTCTAAACATCTCTCCCTATTTATATCGCTGTTTAAAGAAACACGTGCGCAAAGTTTGCGCACAATACAATTTGACGCACAATTACACTTTAATCTTATTGTTAGTAACGTTTTCAATTGCTCATTACATTCAGGTAAAATTAGTATGTAAGTACGTATTGTTATCACGCCATAAGATCCATTTTCGTTAacttttatatcttatttagaacaattaattgaatgttatttttataaaatttctttattgttCCTCGAAGTTAATTAATACTGTTTATAAAGTGTTACGTTGATTATTATTGTAGTGAATAGATCGTGTTAAGATAGATCTATGTATGTAAGAGAAATCACATGAACTTTGAGTGAAACGTTCATTTCTTAtgatataggaaatttaagaaatatacatTGAGGAATAAACGCGTTGTTTAACTACAAGAATCTAaatgaaagaaggaaaaagttaCCCTTACATCGAGTGCTTGACGGTTCATGAATTTTCATCGTTCCTGACAATTTCATATCGTTCAACTCGATGAAGAGAAGTAATTGCCTTTTTACCTCGTTCCGATAATATTTGTTTCGCAATTACAGCGAATGACATATGCATAcctttgataaaattatatgatgtttaaaataatctttatatttttagatttcgCCATAGCAGAAGAACAATCAATATCTAAATGAATAAAAGTCGTtagtatttgtaaaattaatcaaagttTAGTTACAATGAATAATGTATGcctttgtattttcttcttttcactTACCTTTGGctcatatttctttctttttgctcatgctaatatttaatataagttTTGTATTTATTGCTAATTACTTGTATTATAAAAGCAttatattactaaataatCAAAGTGAACGTTTTATGAAcctcataaataaaaaaaaactacgATTATTTAAAGCACAAATCCTGGTAATCACAATCTTCAatcaaaaattgtttttaactaataattgtaaaatgaaattgaaaacgtgtaacgaaactttttaatattttaaattaatctaattacatgatatacatacataaagaAAACACCAAATAGTCCTATTTAAGTTcacaacaaaaatattataacagtttttaaacaaaattatatttacatgtaatgtattttaatatatgtttaataatgtTAGAATTTATCACTTTCATTCATTTAGATTTGATCtccaatttaaaatataacaaacataattttatgtatttacaccattttcttataatatttagtcgatatacaaaataatgcgaaaatatttttctcctaAAGGTATCAATAAACGGAACACAATTTGGAGATATTTAGGTGTAATTTTTGTGTATAGACTTCCTTCACAAGTAGATCATTTTTAGATCACATTATTTACAACTACAGACAAACTCCACCACTGATGAGACCAGGTTTTGCATCAGTAGGTACTTGTTTCTGGAAACAATCATCCAAAAATTGAGCCATTGATAAGTAGAGGTGACCTTTCACTCCTGTCAATTTATGACCCACGTCTGGATATATCTGGAGACgaacaattaatattgtaaaaagcAGGATGATCCCAAGTTATGTATTCATCGCGTAGAATGGTCCTATGCGTTTGCTAACATCTAAAAATATCTACCTGTTGTCGGAAAAGTATGTCTTTTTTTGCAAGGTAATGCGTAAGTACCATGGATTGTTGAAATTGGACGTTATCATCTGCAGTGCCATGCactaaataaaacattttatttcgtaaattttccactttctcaTACACGTCCGATTCGGCGTATCCTTTATAATTTGCTATAACATCTGGTAAACCCATGTATCTTTCAGCATATGCTGAAtctgtttaaatataaaaattaagtttcttaattaatacaaataatttaatgtaaatttaagaaaataataaaaattcaaaaatattgaacTCAAGTAGTGTACCATGAAGTTTCCATGAAACAATAGGTGCTACACTTATACCACATTCAAAAACATCTTGCCCAGGATGCGCCAGCGCAAGGGCAGCTACGAAACCTCCATAACTCCAACCCCAAACAGCCACTCGTTGCTTATCCACGAAATGCAATGAATCCCGCAAATacctaaaaattttaaataacttgataaaatattaactttatttatgCTAGTATTCGGTAATCTAACGttttttctgaaaaaatttttcttactCAGTCACTTCAAGTTGATCAGCAACTTCTACAGAGCCGAGTCTATAATACACTTCGTGAAGAAACTTATAGCCTTGGCCTCCGCTACCTCTCCCATCAATTTGTGCAACAATCATATTTTTTCTACTAGCCAAATAAGTATTCCAATCAATTTTAAACGTTTCTGTTACTAGCTGTGAGCCTGGTGCACCAtacctaaaaataaaaatatttctgatcTTATATACTTTCTTCCTAAAATAATGTTAGAGTTTAATATTGAAGAATATGCTTACACTTGTACAATTAAAGGATATCTGGTGATTTCATCTTCTCTTAGTCCAGGTGGTAAATGCAATTTTACTTGTGCATTATATCCACCACTTATTTGAACaggaaatgtttttatttgtgGGAGTGCAAGTTTAGCAACTCGTTCCTAAAacaaatctttaattttatatgtattttcactattttatacttcaagtataaaagtataaaaattattacaacttacacgtaataatgtattattcTGTAAGACATGGATAAGACGTGGCATAGGAaaattagttttatataaagtaacaGTGGGTATACCAGGCCCAAAACATTCCAAAACAAAATAATCAGTTCCAACTGGTGGGAAAATAACTTTATGATATTGACAAGGTTGATCGGtaaattctgaaaataaaagaaatattataatattgtaattgtatAAGTCAATCattaattcttctttaaaaaGCGCATATACGTGTATACTTACCTGGCGTAATGTATGTTTTCGCTTTCTGTTTCTTTGTAACATTTTCCTTTGGCTGTCCGACATATTTATCTTGTATACTTTCTGTTTGTGTTTCATAATGAtcatgtatataattattgtcAGACCAAGCACTATGAATACCAGATGAAGCCGTTCTATGTTTATTTCGATTTCCTTCTGATGTTGCTGTACAAGTAACACAAACAGCAGGATGTAGAGACGAACCCACGTGTGGTAACAATGAACTCACATAATAAAGATGCCTCTGTCCTGGTCTCATAGGTGGAATACCTATAAAGTATCTatataaaggaaataaattagattcaaagaaaaatattgtttggATAGGGTAATGATCAATCaatgtttaataaacaatagaatttgttatttacaTGGTATTATTAGGCTGATCCCATGCTACTATTTGTGtaacttcaaattttccatGAGTAAGTGGAACGACTAATTTTTGGGCAACATTTACCCAAACAATATGTTTGAAATAACCAGTTGGACCATCCTTTATTGGGCTTATAGCAATGTAACTACTGCCATTTGCTGAAAAAATAGGTGCCTCTGGAGGAGTATCTACCCAACCACGACCTTCAGCTGCTATCTTTTGAATTTCCTACATGAAATGATAGAAGTagatttataaatgaaataattatttgataaataaaatgacaatAACTGGAATAACTGCGGTGTACCTGACAATGCCACGATGGGCTCTTGCAAATAGTCACAACAGAAAGATTTTGTGCACGAGTCAACCATGTTATGCAGACTTCCGTTGATGAAATCCAAGAAGCCGTTGTAAAGTAATGTTCTCTGTTAATggatataaatattgataatatctATAGCTAATattgtgtataataatatttcataattaatttaatttactgaGTGTTTGATTAAAGCAATTTGCATGATATTTAATAGCAGTTAAATCTATAAGAATGCAACTTAATATATTACTACCATTAGCTGATTATATCTATGCAAAATAGTAAAACTTAACgattttaatgataataaaacacaTATGAATTGTTTCTTTAATGACCTAAATTTCCCTGttgtttatattcttttagttataaAAAGGAAGCTATGTTATATTTTCCAAGATAgcaaaaagaaatgaaagcaaatgaaaaaaatatctataatgCACACTAAAATAATTCGTGAACTAAAATTACTAAGCtcaattaaataatcatttatGTGCTTAaactcaaaatattttctacatatatCACATTAGTGGGATTAAAATGAGATGATTTCTAAGATTAActctatgaaaattaattcttcaagAACTTTccaaacatttaaattattaattataataggCATACATAAAAAcacttacatatgtatataaatattatatgataaatgtgtaaaaaatccatatatgaataaaagtatatgaataaaataataatttaagaatGTTTACATgttcaacaaaattttatgaatcatGTCTTGGTACAAAATGATGTAAATTCTGTTAACGCAcgtttatcaaaattattttaaaactaaatgcataatatttttaatgctttttAGTTTAACTAAAAGAAAACGCATCaatactaatattttacaaaatggtACAAAAAACATTTGTTTGTCATAGAAATCGTGAAATTTGCTACACAAATATTAGAtcaaaaaaattttactttaagaAATAAAGCAGAGATTTTCCCactcaaatttattttaaactaaaaAGTATTCTTAAAAGCCAGCTCATTTTAAACCAAGAAACTACTCCTCATGtatatcttaaaatatctTGCCGAAAGAATATGCTTCCTTTTTTGAAGTACCTTGGGAGTGTCACCGCAGAAACATCTAAATGTTTCTTGTAAAAAACAACAAAGTGCAATCTCTATTCAagacattttcaattttgttcattctctatttttttttctttttttttttttttttttttttttttttgttaagaCGAATAATTACACCTAAtgaggaaaaattaataagagaGAATTTGTTCGAGCACTCCATACTCCAAACTTTGTAAGTAAACTCACACATGCTCGATGATAGGTGGCGGTTTCACTACCTTCGTATGAATGTTCTTTGGATCTGCCAAGTCTGCTACATAGAGCCGTACTATAGGATTTGGTGTTCCTGGCTATACAAtcatgtatgaaatatttcaatcatattagaatattttactttccaGTAAATTGATATCAtaggaaaacaaaattataataattaatccaaaataataaatgaaaataaaattaccttaGGATAACGCAAAGATCGTATATGAGGATACAAAGCTTTGTATCCGTCCCCATACCAAGATATATACATTTCATCAACAAGTGAATCGTCGAAGGAGGCATACAGCATCATATGGCCATCTGATGACATCCAAATTGCTTCTGAACAATGTAAAATCTCTTCTacaaacatatgtataaatatttatgcatataaAATGATTGACCAAACATTTTcctcaaaaatataaattaaattaccttcATATAGCCAGTCAGACAATCCATTTGACAAAATACCAGGAACTGCTGTATTAGTAACACGATATCCTGTATTACTCCTAGGGcttgttatataaaaaatatcataatcCTGAACCATAACTAAACCATGATCACGTGGAGTCCATTGTGCCAACAAAAGGTAAGGGTGGATATCCTTCTCAGGATATGGAGTCAATGGTATAATTTCTCTGTAACAATAAAGTGACTAATGTctaatgttaattattaaacattacTAATTAAAAGTTCCAATAAAATCCCAATTCCTGAAGTAATTTTCAATTgacaaaatgatttttatatttgtgtaGATATTTAGAcacgaattaatttttatttttgtagtaaagaaaatattaaagtcaAAATTTTAGCactatatattacataatatatcaaattaagtttgaataaaatttacgtttatttaataattgaagaaTTTACAAGAACATACACAACTAgaactttattatattttcgcAAGATTCTTGattattctaaattaaaattatcatctAAGTCATATTTACTAACCCTGTATTTACGTCATAAATTCTATATTGTGCTAAATACGAGTATCGGAACAGTTTCTTCACATTGTACGCAAGGAGTAAATAATTACGATCCGGTGACAATGAGAACTTGCTGGGATTCAGTCTCCTCTGTATGCAAAATACCTCTTAATGTTCTGTTTTGCTAGAAAGCCTAAgtgtaaatatacaaatattttctaacaaacacaattttcttcgtctatatatagaaaaattatatacgtaCCTGTTAAGTTTAatactttgttttatattacattatcttATCAAATTAAGaacacataaaattaattgaaatatttaagtaaCTTAAACTTACAAAGGTCTCATTGGACATTAAACTGCGGGAAGTGATGTTTTTTGGGGAAACGTGCAATAGCGAAATTCCACCCCATATATCTCGATAGCAAATGTGCTGCCCGCTTACCCATGTTCCATTGAAGAGGAGAGGTGTTAATTCTCCAGAGAGTACCtacaaaatatctattttatattaacacaataattttttaactacttatttattattaattatttcataacactctttttattaatacaataatattagttAGGAGAGTATTCGTTTGAATTTGCTAAaaaaatcgaatcgaattacATTTGCTAAAGagtcaaattttttatttaatcattgatctaagaagtattttattgaaagaatattttgaaaatatagacGAAGACATTTAAATCTGAAATCAAAGCTTCTTCTTTCCGattgttaaattttgaaattaaattcaaatgtaAGTATGAAATAAATGGCGATGTATTACGTCTACtaattgaagaattttttgaaacaGATTGTTGCTTGATCTTCATATCAAATGTTATACACCGTcaaaaatctaataatttGTAGTATTATGGATGTAGAACAAGGTGCCAGAGAATATTTTATgctagtttaaaaaatattcatgaatattAAGAAACAGCATATAAAAGAGCAATAAAGAGACTCATTAATAAGaaagaatgaataaaattgGAGAACTCTTATGATTAATAGTATcgcattaataatattaatacatgaTAAAAAAGATAGAGCTTTTGTTCTACGTTTACACAGAATTGatgcttttttattaaaattgatactTTTAAGATgacgataaagaaataattttaaagctaGAACATTAGTGTTAAAAGCACAAATGTTTACCTCAGAAAGTCTTATTCTATCACCTCGTACCCTGGGACCCTCATCTGGCGGTGTTAATAAGACAACCGATGTCACAATTAAAGTCAGGACCGCAACGATCACAAGAAGAGCTATCAAAATGCCACGCCAATTCCTTTGATTTGGATTCGCTGATACAAGCTCCTATCACAAAGGTACTCACTAACGCCAATGCcaaataattgtacaatattatatacatagaaaaatttattaactaatttatttaaaatataagataataaaaaatctttaaaaaatatcgaagataaaAGTATTACATTGTTCTATTCGatttagaaaattacgaaaaaaaaaatagcgaTATTATAGCaagcaaattaaataaatttctgcgaTACATGACAAATTgtatgatttaata carries:
- the LOC132913627 gene encoding inactive dipeptidyl peptidase 10 isoform X5, yielding MEELVSANPNQRNWRGILIALLVIVAVLTLIVTSVVLLTPPDEGPRVRGDRIRLSEVLSGELTPLLFNGTWVSGQHICYRDIWGGISLLHVSPKNITSRSLMSNETFRRLNPSKFSLSPDRNYLLLAYNVKKLFRYSYLAQYRIYDVNTGEIIPLTPYPEKDIHPYLLLAQWTPRDHGLVMVQDYDIFYITSPRSNTGYRVTNTAVPGILSNGLSDWLYEEEILHCSEAIWMSSDGHMMLYASFDDSLVDEMYISWYGDGYKALYPHIRSLRYPKPGTPNPIVRLYVADLADPKNIHTKVVKPPPIIEHVEHYFTTASWISSTEVCITWLTRAQNLSVVTICKSPSWHCQEIQKIAAEGRGWVDTPPEAPIFSANGSSYIAISPIKDGPTGYFKHIVWVNVAQKLVVPLTHGKFEVTQIVAWDQPNNTIYFIGIPPMRPGQRHLYYVSSLLPHVGSSLHPAVCVTCTATSEGNRNKHRTASSGIHSAWSDNNYIHDHYETQTESIQDKYVGQPKENVTKKQKAKTYITPEFTDQPCQYHKVIFPPVGTDYFVLECFGPGIPTVTLYKTNFPMPRLIHVLQNNTLLRERVAKLALPQIKTFPVQISGGYNAQVKLHLPPGLREDEITRYPLIVQVYGAPGSQLVTETFKIDWNTYLASRKNMIVAQIDGRGSGGQGYKFLHEVYYRLGSVEVADQLEVTEYLRDSLHFVDKQRVAVWGWSYGGFVAALALAHPGQDVFECGISVAPIVSWKLHDSAYAERYMGLPDVIANYKGYAESDVYEKVENLRNKMFYLVHGTADDNVQFQQSMVLTHYLAKKDILFRQQIYPDVGHKLTGVKGHLYLSMAQFLDDCFQKQVPTDAKPGLISGGVCL
- the LOC132913627 gene encoding inactive dipeptidyl peptidase 10 isoform X3 translates to MVFLNVNHFFKMLVSANPNQRNWRGILIALLVIVAVLTLIVTSVVLLTPPDEGPRVRGDRIRLSEVLSGELTPLLFNGTWVSGQHICYRDIWGGISLLHVSPKNITSRSLMSNETFRRLNPSKFSLSPDRNYLLLAYNVKKLFRYSYLAQYRIYDVNTGEIIPLTPYPEKDIHPYLLLAQWTPRDHGLVMVQDYDIFYITSPRSNTGYRVTNTAVPGILSNGLSDWLYEEEILHCSEAIWMSSDGHMMLYASFDDSLVDEMYISWYGDGYKALYPHIRSLRYPKPGTPNPIVRLYVADLADPKNIHTKVVKPPPIIEHVEHYFTTASWISSTEVCITWLTRAQNLSVVTICKSPSWHCQEIQKIAAEGRGWVDTPPEAPIFSANGSSYIAISPIKDGPTGYFKHIVWVNVAQKLVVPLTHGKFEVTQIVAWDQPNNTIYFIGIPPMRPGQRHLYYVSSLLPHVGSSLHPAVCVTCTATSEGNRNKHRTASSGIHSAWSDNNYIHDHYETQTESIQDKYVGQPKENVTKKQKAKTYITPEFTDQPCQYHKVIFPPVGTDYFVLECFGPGIPTVTLYKTNFPMPRLIHVLQNNTLLRERVAKLALPQIKTFPVQISGGYNAQVKLHLPPGLREDEITRYPLIVQVYGAPGSQLVTETFKIDWNTYLASRKNMIVAQIDGRGSGGQGYKFLHEVYYRLGSVEVADQLEVTEYLRDSLHFVDKQRVAVWGWSYGGFVAALALAHPGQDVFECGISVAPIVSWKLHDSAYAERYMGLPDVIANYKGYAESDVYEKVENLRNKMFYLVHGTADDNVQFQQSMVLTHYLAKKDILFRQQIYPDVGHKLTGVKGHLYLSMAQFLDDCFQKQVPTDAKPGLISGGVCL